In Ochotona princeps isolate mOchPri1 chromosome 21, mOchPri1.hap1, whole genome shotgun sequence, a single genomic region encodes these proteins:
- the C21H3orf49 gene encoding putative uncharacterized protein C3orf49 homolog, protein MGKSMWCRRSKQLQEKSDSLRKKGVERVESTNLAEQNALVPKEESRSEIDVGFQESQQNQKKSMKKSKSFLRKILPRRATVQPDVEAKTQLGAEAEMEEVAGGSHLPAGRAAKRFWRMPVRQGQQKEVLSSSKKRLHFPVLKKKKHGLEESLQKSALPLKNLQMQVDDCKQIMIDQVRKQVDQRNAELEHYESVSDQLLQCSRQFQRVSKRAAWKSKLKNMFFCLSPCCCFCDSVFDWL, encoded by the exons ATGGGAAAGTCCATGTGGTGCCGAAGATCGAAGCAACTCCAAGAGAAAAGTGATTCCCTCCGAAAGAAAGGGGTCGAAAG AGTGGAGTCTACGAATTTAGCTGAGCAAAATGCATTGGTACCCAAAGAAGAATCACGTAGTGAAATTGATGTGGGTTTTCAAGAAAGCCAGCAGAATCAGAAGAAAAGTATGAAGAAAAGCAAGAGTTTCTTGAGGAAGATACTGCCACGCAGAG CAACTGTACAACCTGATGTGGAGGCCAAGACCCAACTTGGtgcagaggcagagatggaggagGTAGCCGGAGGGAGCCACCTGCCGGCTGGGAGAGCCGCCAAGCGCTTCTGGAGGATGCCTGTTCGCCAGGGACAACAAAAG GAGGTACTTTCTTCATCCAAAAAGAGGCTACACTTTCCAGtgctgaaaaaaaagaaacatggccTGGAAGAATCCCTTCAAAAATCAGCTTTACCATTAAAAAACCTTCAAATGCAG GTGGATGACTGCAAACAAATAATGATTGATCAAGTCAGGAAGCAAGTGGACCAACGAAATGCTGAACTTGAACACTATGAGTCTGTTTCAGATCAGCTTCTGCAGTGCTCCCGTCAGTTTCAGAGAGTGTCAAAGCGAGCCGCCTGGAAATCCAAGCTGAAAAACATGTTCTTCTGCCtgagcccctgctgctgcttctgcgaTTCTGTGTTTGACTGGCTGTAG
- the THOC7 gene encoding THO complex subunit 7 homolog isoform X1, whose product MGAVTDDEVIRKRLLIDGDGAGDDRRINLLVKSFIKWCNSGSQEEGYSQYQRMLSTLSQCEFSMGKTLLVYDMNLREMENYEKIYKEIECSIAGAHEKIAECKKQILQAKRIRKNRQEYDALAKVIQHHPDRHETLRELESLGKELEHLSHIKESVEDKLELRRKQFHVLLSTIHELQQTLENDEKLSEVEDAQESTMEANPKP is encoded by the exons ATGAAGTCATACGGAAGCGTCTCCTCATTGACGGCGATGGGGCAGGAGATGATCGGAGGATTAACCTGCTGGTGAAGAGTTTCATTAAGTGGTGCAACTCTGGCTCTCAGGAAGAGGG CTATAGCCAATACCAACGTATGCTGAGCACACTGTCTCAATGTGAATTTTCAATGGGCAAAACATTACTGGTTTATGATATGAATctcagagaaatggaaaattatgaaaaaatttacaaagaaatag AATGCAGCATTGCAGGAGCACATGAAAAAATTGCTGAGTGCAAAAAGCAAATTCTTCAAGCAAAACGGATACGAAAAAACCGCCAAG aatACGATGCTTTAGCAAAAGTGATCCAGCACCATCCTGACCGGCATGAGACGTTAAG ggagctggaatctctGGGAAAAGAATTAGAGCATCTTTCACACATCAAAGAAAGTGTTGAAGATAAG CTTGAATTGAGACGTAAACAGTTTCACGTTCTTCTCAGTACCATCCATGAACTTCAGCAGACGTTGGAAA ATGATGAAAAGCTCTCAGAGGTGGAAGACGCTCAAGAAAGCACCATGGAAGCCAACCCTAAACCATAG
- the THOC7 gene encoding THO complex subunit 7 homolog isoform X2 has protein sequence MLSTLSQCEFSMGKTLLVYDMNLREMENYEKIYKEIECSIAGAHEKIAECKKQILQAKRIRKNRQEYDALAKVIQHHPDRHETLRELESLGKELEHLSHIKESVEDKLELRRKQFHVLLSTIHELQQTLENDEKLSEVEDAQESTMEANPKP, from the exons ATGCTGAGCACACTGTCTCAATGTGAATTTTCAATGGGCAAAACATTACTGGTTTATGATATGAATctcagagaaatggaaaattatgaaaaaatttacaaagaaatag AATGCAGCATTGCAGGAGCACATGAAAAAATTGCTGAGTGCAAAAAGCAAATTCTTCAAGCAAAACGGATACGAAAAAACCGCCAAG aatACGATGCTTTAGCAAAAGTGATCCAGCACCATCCTGACCGGCATGAGACGTTAAG ggagctggaatctctGGGAAAAGAATTAGAGCATCTTTCACACATCAAAGAAAGTGTTGAAGATAAG CTTGAATTGAGACGTAAACAGTTTCACGTTCTTCTCAGTACCATCCATGAACTTCAGCAGACGTTGGAAA ATGATGAAAAGCTCTCAGAGGTGGAAGACGCTCAAGAAAGCACCATGGAAGCCAACCCTAAACCATAG